One window from the genome of Lutra lutra chromosome X, mLutLut1.2, whole genome shotgun sequence encodes:
- the LOC125091465 gene encoding protein ARMCX6-like, with product MSSNHHKEFLEEGEPSVHCRCVLDLSKCPFIQGRMWFAQPKDAGFSFSHDINSHLASLSIVGNTIPTPDPIKEKAFCTLDNLNAGVENQGQIKMSISEVCQETVSCCCNSFLQQAGLDLLISMTIINNMLAKSDSDLKFPLLSEGRGCAEVQALKLSMGLSGKPVLAGESLGAQAPLSFMSLLIRNGNTQVLPDTLAS from the exons AACCTTCTGTGCATTGC AGGTGTGTACTTGACCTCTCTAAGTGTCCTTTCATTCAGGGAAGAATGTGGTTTGCTCAGCCCAAGGATGCTGGTTTTTCATTTAGCCACGATATCAATAGTCATTTGGCCAGCCTCTCCATTGTTGGAAACACGATCCCCACTCCCGACCCTATTAAGGAGAAGGCTTTCTGTACTCTGGATAACTTGAATGCAGGAGTTGAAAACCAGGGCCAGATTAAGATGTCCATCAGTGAAGTGTGTCAGGAGACTGTGTCATGTTGCTGCAACTCATTTCTGCAGCAGGCTGGATTAGATTTGTTAATAAGCATGACAATTATTAATAACATGCTTGCCAAGTCCGATTCAGACTTGAAGTTCCCTTTGCTATCggaggggaggggatgtgctGAGGTTCAGGCTTTGAAACTGTCGATGGGTTTGTCTGGAAAGCCGGTCTTGGCAGGGGAATCGCTGGGTGCCCAAGCGCCGCTCTCATTCATGTCCCTCTTGATCAGGAACGGAAACACACAGGTGCTCCCTGACACCCTGGCCTCGTAG